The Bombus vancouverensis nearcticus chromosome 12, iyBomVanc1_principal, whole genome shotgun sequence genome contains a region encoding:
- the LOC117165025 gene encoding uncharacterized protein LOC117165025 isoform X1 produces MAYRDRERSDRRGGGGVRGGGRFSGRDGSSGSGRFGSNSNRDSSFGNNNFKNRQPGERLRKPRWDMSALPPFRKDFYQPHPNVTTRSSHLVEAYRSDKEITVKGTNVPGPNIFFEEGGFPDYVLNEIRRQGFGEPTAIQAQGWPIALSGRDMVGIAQTGSGKTLAYILPAIVHINHQPRLNRNDGPIALILAPTRELAQQIQQVASDFGISSQVRNTCIFGGAPKGPQARDLERGVEICIATPGRLIDFLERGTTNLRRCTYLVLDEADRMLDMGFEPQIRKIVEQIRPDRQTLMWSATWPKEVRNLAEEFLTDYIQINIGSLQLAANHNILQIVDVCEEYEKEGKLMKLLEEISNEPENKTIIFVETKRKVDDITRAINRYGWQAIGIHGDKSQQERDYVLNQFRNSRSAILVATDVAARGLDVEDVKFVINLDYPSNSEDYVHRIGRTGRSQRTGTAYAFFTPGNAHKASDLIQVLEEAKQVVNPKLYELSRNPGIYKRGRYGGRSGGGGGRGSGGRGGTSRGSRGGRDGERGGRFDRSNGGGGDRGNKWNGNNSSITSNKNCGVGGGNYNSKAFSQNNYGGGSGGGSSGYSQNGGYGGSGGGGGGGSNYRQQNGY; encoded by the exons AT GGCGTATCGTGATCGTGAACGTAGTGatagaagaggaggaggaggagtaCGTGGAGGAGGTCGTTTTAGTGGTCGAGATGGAAGTAGTGGAAGTGGGAGATTTGGTAGTAATTCCAATAGAGATAGTAGTTTTGGAAACAATAATTTTAAAAACCGGCAACCTGGAGAACGGCTTCGAAAACCAAGATGGGATATGAGTGCATTACCACCATTTAGAAAAGATTTCTATCAACCTCATCCTAATGTTACAACTCGAAGTTCACATTTAGTTGAAGCTTATCGTTCAGATAAAGAAATTACTGTAAAAGGAACAAATGTGCCAGGgccaaatatattttttgaggAAGGTGGATTTCCAGACTATGTGTTAAATGAAATTCGTAGACAAGGTTTTGGGGAACCAACTGCAATTCAGGCACAAGGGTGGCCTATTGCTTTATCTGGACGTGATATGGTTGGAATTGCTCAAACTGGGTCTGGGAAAACATTAGCATATATTTTACCAGCAATAGTGCATATAAATCATCAACCAAGATTAAATAGAAATGATGGTCCTATAGCTTTGATTTTAGCACCAACAAGAGAACTTGCACAGCAAATTCAACAAGTTGCATCAGATTTTGGTATCTCGTCGCAAGTAAGAAATACATGTATTTTTGGTGGAGCTCCAAAAGGCCCTCAAGCTCGTGATCTTGAACGAGGTGTTGAAATTTGCATAGCAACACCTGGACGACTTATTGATTTTCTAGAACGTGGTACAACAAATTTACGTAGATGCACATATTTAGTACTTGATGAAGCTGACAGAATGCTTGACATGGGTTTTGAGCCacaaattagaaaaattgtagaaCAAATCCGACCTGATCGACAAACTCTTATGTGGTCAGCAACTTGGCCAAAGGAAGTTCGCAATCTTGCAGAAGAATTTTTAACTGActatatacaaattaatattgGTTCTCTACAATTAGCTGCTAATCATAATATCCTTCAAATTGTTGATGTATGTGAAGAATATGAAAAAGAGGGTAAACTTATGAAACTTTTAGAAGAAATATCAAATGAACCAGAGAATAAAACTATTATTTTCGTTGAAACTAAGAGGAAAGTAGATGATATAACACGTGCAATTAATAGGTATGGATGGCAAGCAATTGGCATCCATGGAGATAAAAGCCAACAAGAAAGAGATTATGTATTAAATC AGTTCCGGAATAGCAGATCTGCCATTCTAGTAGCTACAGACGTTGCAGCAAGAGGATTAG ATGTGGAAGATGTTAAGTTTGTGATAAATTTGGATTATCCATCCAATTCTGAAGACTATGTACACCGGATTGGTCGTACAGGACGTTCACAACGTACGGGAACTGCGTACGCATTTTTCACTCCTGGTAACGCACACAAGGCTAGTGACTTAATTCAAGTTTTAGAAGAAGCAAAACAAGTTGTAAATCCCAAACTATATGAATTATCGAGGAATCCAGGCATTTATAaaa GAGGTCGTTATGGGGGACGTAGTGGAGGTGGTGGAGGACGTGGTTCTGGGGGCCGTGGCGGCACTTCCCGTGGTTCGCGTGGCGGTCGCGACGGAGAGAGAGGTGGCAGATTTGATCGTTCTAATGGCGGTGGAGGAGATCGAGGAAATAAGTGGAATGGTAATAATAGCAGTATAACgtcaaataaaaatt GTGGTGTGGGAGGAGGCAACTATAATAGTAAAGCATTTTCTCAAAACAATTATGGAGGAGGATCTGGTGGTGGTTCCAGTGGTTATAGTCAAAATGGTGGATATGGAGGCAGtggaggaggaggtggaggtGGCAGTAATTATAGACAACAAAATGGCTATTGA
- the LOC117165025 gene encoding uncharacterized protein LOC117165025 isoform X2: MAYRDRERSDRRGGGGVRGGGRFSGRDGSSGSGRFGSNSNRDSSFGNNNFKNRQPGERLRKPRWDMSALPPFRKDFYQPHPNVTTRSSHLVEAYRSDKEITVKGTNVPGPNIFFEEGGFPDYVLNEIRRQGFGEPTAIQAQGWPIALSGRDMVGIAQTGSGKTLAYILPAIVHINHQPRLNRNDGPIALILAPTRELAQQIQQVASDFGISSQVRNTCIFGGAPKGPQARDLERGVEICIATPGRLIDFLERGTTNLRRCTYLVLDEADRMLDMGFEPQIRKIVEQIRPDRQTLMWSATWPKEVRNLAEEFLTDYIQINIGSLQLAANHNILQIVDVCEEYEKEGKLMKLLEEISNEPENKTIIFVETKRKVDDITRAINRYGWQAIGIHGDKSQQERDYVLNQFRNSRSAILVATDVAARGLDVEDVKFVINLDYPSNSEDYVHRIGRTGRSQRTGTAYAFFTPGNAHKASDLIQVLEEAKQVVNPKLYELSRNPGIYKRGRYGGRSGGGGGRGSGGRGGTSRGSRGGRDGERGGRFDRSNGGGGDRGNKWNGGVGGGNYNSKAFSQNNYGGGSGGGSSGYSQNGGYGGSGGGGGGGSNYRQQNGY, from the exons AT GGCGTATCGTGATCGTGAACGTAGTGatagaagaggaggaggaggagtaCGTGGAGGAGGTCGTTTTAGTGGTCGAGATGGAAGTAGTGGAAGTGGGAGATTTGGTAGTAATTCCAATAGAGATAGTAGTTTTGGAAACAATAATTTTAAAAACCGGCAACCTGGAGAACGGCTTCGAAAACCAAGATGGGATATGAGTGCATTACCACCATTTAGAAAAGATTTCTATCAACCTCATCCTAATGTTACAACTCGAAGTTCACATTTAGTTGAAGCTTATCGTTCAGATAAAGAAATTACTGTAAAAGGAACAAATGTGCCAGGgccaaatatattttttgaggAAGGTGGATTTCCAGACTATGTGTTAAATGAAATTCGTAGACAAGGTTTTGGGGAACCAACTGCAATTCAGGCACAAGGGTGGCCTATTGCTTTATCTGGACGTGATATGGTTGGAATTGCTCAAACTGGGTCTGGGAAAACATTAGCATATATTTTACCAGCAATAGTGCATATAAATCATCAACCAAGATTAAATAGAAATGATGGTCCTATAGCTTTGATTTTAGCACCAACAAGAGAACTTGCACAGCAAATTCAACAAGTTGCATCAGATTTTGGTATCTCGTCGCAAGTAAGAAATACATGTATTTTTGGTGGAGCTCCAAAAGGCCCTCAAGCTCGTGATCTTGAACGAGGTGTTGAAATTTGCATAGCAACACCTGGACGACTTATTGATTTTCTAGAACGTGGTACAACAAATTTACGTAGATGCACATATTTAGTACTTGATGAAGCTGACAGAATGCTTGACATGGGTTTTGAGCCacaaattagaaaaattgtagaaCAAATCCGACCTGATCGACAAACTCTTATGTGGTCAGCAACTTGGCCAAAGGAAGTTCGCAATCTTGCAGAAGAATTTTTAACTGActatatacaaattaatattgGTTCTCTACAATTAGCTGCTAATCATAATATCCTTCAAATTGTTGATGTATGTGAAGAATATGAAAAAGAGGGTAAACTTATGAAACTTTTAGAAGAAATATCAAATGAACCAGAGAATAAAACTATTATTTTCGTTGAAACTAAGAGGAAAGTAGATGATATAACACGTGCAATTAATAGGTATGGATGGCAAGCAATTGGCATCCATGGAGATAAAAGCCAACAAGAAAGAGATTATGTATTAAATC AGTTCCGGAATAGCAGATCTGCCATTCTAGTAGCTACAGACGTTGCAGCAAGAGGATTAG ATGTGGAAGATGTTAAGTTTGTGATAAATTTGGATTATCCATCCAATTCTGAAGACTATGTACACCGGATTGGTCGTACAGGACGTTCACAACGTACGGGAACTGCGTACGCATTTTTCACTCCTGGTAACGCACACAAGGCTAGTGACTTAATTCAAGTTTTAGAAGAAGCAAAACAAGTTGTAAATCCCAAACTATATGAATTATCGAGGAATCCAGGCATTTATAaaa GAGGTCGTTATGGGGGACGTAGTGGAGGTGGTGGAGGACGTGGTTCTGGGGGCCGTGGCGGCACTTCCCGTGGTTCGCGTGGCGGTCGCGACGGAGAGAGAGGTGGCAGATTTGATCGTTCTAATGGCGGTGGAGGAGATCGAGGAAATAAGTGGAATG GTGGTGTGGGAGGAGGCAACTATAATAGTAAAGCATTTTCTCAAAACAATTATGGAGGAGGATCTGGTGGTGGTTCCAGTGGTTATAGTCAAAATGGTGGATATGGAGGCAGtggaggaggaggtggaggtGGCAGTAATTATAGACAACAAAATGGCTATTGA
- the LOC117165025 gene encoding putative ATP-dependent RNA helicase DDX5 isoform X3 encodes MSALPPFRKDFYQPHPNVTTRSSHLVEAYRSDKEITVKGTNVPGPNIFFEEGGFPDYVLNEIRRQGFGEPTAIQAQGWPIALSGRDMVGIAQTGSGKTLAYILPAIVHINHQPRLNRNDGPIALILAPTRELAQQIQQVASDFGISSQVRNTCIFGGAPKGPQARDLERGVEICIATPGRLIDFLERGTTNLRRCTYLVLDEADRMLDMGFEPQIRKIVEQIRPDRQTLMWSATWPKEVRNLAEEFLTDYIQINIGSLQLAANHNILQIVDVCEEYEKEGKLMKLLEEISNEPENKTIIFVETKRKVDDITRAINRYGWQAIGIHGDKSQQERDYVLNQFRNSRSAILVATDVAARGLDVEDVKFVINLDYPSNSEDYVHRIGRTGRSQRTGTAYAFFTPGNAHKASDLIQVLEEAKQVVNPKLYELSRNPGIYKRGRYGGRSGGGGGRGSGGRGGTSRGSRGGRDGERGGRFDRSNGGGGDRGNKWNGNNSSITSNKNCGVGGGNYNSKAFSQNNYGGGSGGGSSGYSQNGGYGGSGGGGGGGSNYRQQNGY; translated from the exons ATGAGTGCATTACCACCATTTAGAAAAGATTTCTATCAACCTCATCCTAATGTTACAACTCGAAGTTCACATTTAGTTGAAGCTTATCGTTCAGATAAAGAAATTACTGTAAAAGGAACAAATGTGCCAGGgccaaatatattttttgaggAAGGTGGATTTCCAGACTATGTGTTAAATGAAATTCGTAGACAAGGTTTTGGGGAACCAACTGCAATTCAGGCACAAGGGTGGCCTATTGCTTTATCTGGACGTGATATGGTTGGAATTGCTCAAACTGGGTCTGGGAAAACATTAGCATATATTTTACCAGCAATAGTGCATATAAATCATCAACCAAGATTAAATAGAAATGATGGTCCTATAGCTTTGATTTTAGCACCAACAAGAGAACTTGCACAGCAAATTCAACAAGTTGCATCAGATTTTGGTATCTCGTCGCAAGTAAGAAATACATGTATTTTTGGTGGAGCTCCAAAAGGCCCTCAAGCTCGTGATCTTGAACGAGGTGTTGAAATTTGCATAGCAACACCTGGACGACTTATTGATTTTCTAGAACGTGGTACAACAAATTTACGTAGATGCACATATTTAGTACTTGATGAAGCTGACAGAATGCTTGACATGGGTTTTGAGCCacaaattagaaaaattgtagaaCAAATCCGACCTGATCGACAAACTCTTATGTGGTCAGCAACTTGGCCAAAGGAAGTTCGCAATCTTGCAGAAGAATTTTTAACTGActatatacaaattaatattgGTTCTCTACAATTAGCTGCTAATCATAATATCCTTCAAATTGTTGATGTATGTGAAGAATATGAAAAAGAGGGTAAACTTATGAAACTTTTAGAAGAAATATCAAATGAACCAGAGAATAAAACTATTATTTTCGTTGAAACTAAGAGGAAAGTAGATGATATAACACGTGCAATTAATAGGTATGGATGGCAAGCAATTGGCATCCATGGAGATAAAAGCCAACAAGAAAGAGATTATGTATTAAATC AGTTCCGGAATAGCAGATCTGCCATTCTAGTAGCTACAGACGTTGCAGCAAGAGGATTAG ATGTGGAAGATGTTAAGTTTGTGATAAATTTGGATTATCCATCCAATTCTGAAGACTATGTACACCGGATTGGTCGTACAGGACGTTCACAACGTACGGGAACTGCGTACGCATTTTTCACTCCTGGTAACGCACACAAGGCTAGTGACTTAATTCAAGTTTTAGAAGAAGCAAAACAAGTTGTAAATCCCAAACTATATGAATTATCGAGGAATCCAGGCATTTATAaaa GAGGTCGTTATGGGGGACGTAGTGGAGGTGGTGGAGGACGTGGTTCTGGGGGCCGTGGCGGCACTTCCCGTGGTTCGCGTGGCGGTCGCGACGGAGAGAGAGGTGGCAGATTTGATCGTTCTAATGGCGGTGGAGGAGATCGAGGAAATAAGTGGAATGGTAATAATAGCAGTATAACgtcaaataaaaatt GTGGTGTGGGAGGAGGCAACTATAATAGTAAAGCATTTTCTCAAAACAATTATGGAGGAGGATCTGGTGGTGGTTCCAGTGGTTATAGTCAAAATGGTGGATATGGAGGCAGtggaggaggaggtggaggtGGCAGTAATTATAGACAACAAAATGGCTATTGA